The DNA region TCCATTGGGTTCATGAGCCTCCACTTGTGACACTTGACTTTCGCTGTGATTTGATCGGTTTAGGTAAACTAATTATTATGTTAATTGTACTTGCTTCGGTTTAAGCCAGCGATATACCACCATTAGATAGGACCATATTGACATCTAGTGGATGCTTCGCGCAGTTTTATCATACTAGAGGCTTATCTAATGTTTTTTCGTTGGTTgggtcaaaataaaaataatataataaaaaatttaaatttttttgaaacacCGGACagagaataaatttttttttaacatgagAATAAAAATATTCTTTATAAAAAAgcatgttgacaaaaaaaaaattaaattcttagGGATGGAATGGCCCCTGATATCTCTCATTAAATACTCCCTCTGTGTCTACTGTGTTCTGGTGGTTTAGTTAAAACATAATCATTGATAATttgatataataatttaaaatcaagTTATTGAGATTAAATGTGATATGATTGAGATCCGAATTTAGTAAATCACCTTTCAGTCTAATTAGCCATGTATCACTCTCATGATCATCCTTGTCACTAGTGATCTTGCAACACCACTGAAATTCTAGTTTTCATCTCCAAATTAAACCACCATATAGTTGATCCCTCCCTCTTTTCTTGCCATCCCTCTGTTCCCATGCCTCACCAATCACCATCTTCATCGACCTCTCTTCTTTCCCAAGTCTCTTATTCATTGTCCTCACCATCCTCTCTCACACCATCAACTAAAAACAACCTTCTCTCTAGCAACGATCCCATAAGAGGCCTACCACTGAATCAGGCATCTTCACTCACATATAAATTTTAGTTACACCTAGACGATTTCTTATGTTTGTCTAGTTCCCAAAATTTAGAGGAACATGTTTTAACCTTAATTTATTTCTATGATAAATAATTACTtttcaaaattataattttttgaaCTTTTAACATTAGaaactcatttttcttttcttttaacgATATTGTAATCACATTGTAACTAATCTGACTTCAAATGCAGGAAGCAACAATAATCAGCAAGAATTGCACATATTCAATAACCATAATCTTACAACAATAAAACACACTTGATAGTTGCAAATATGCAAACCATAATTCGCTGcaactaaattaaaaatcaaaatgtAGTAACATAAATATCAAAATATAGTAACATCAAAGCTTACATCAAAATCATCCTAAAATCACCTTGAACTTTAATTTGATTGTTCATTACTAGACATTTTGTGCATATATAAGAACTATTCCACATCACAACTCTCTTGTGTACAAAATACATGTACCATAATATCTAACTCCCAATTTGAACAGGCTGGTAACCTCTCTCAATGGACTCCTTCACCGCATCCAACACCACCTGAGTCTTTCTACTCTCAACAGGCCACGCCTTCTCAGGCTTCATCTCACCCCTCTTAATCTTCCGAACTAAATCAGCAAACTCTTTCACCATTAACACCTCTTGAGTGAACTCTGTCTCCACAACATGCTCATTTGCCTTCGGGCACCACCTTCCCGGCTCAATCTTCCCATAATCAACCTCTGAGGCCTCTGAGAAGGTTCCACACCCGAAATTCTCCTCAAACGGAAGAGTAAGGTCTTGGAGATGAAGAGACCCTTTGGAGCCCAAGATGGTAACCTCGAAGGCTAAGTAAGTTAAGAAAGAACAGTGGAAGGTGGCAGATCTTCCATCTTCCCAGTGCAATGAAGAACCGCAAGAGATGATGACACCATTTTCATTGAAGGCGGTGCCGGGGAATGCGAGTACTGATTTTGGAAGCTCGTAGTCCACGGCCCATAGTATGGCTCGGATGCTGTACCAGCCAACGTCGCCCAAGGCGCCAAGGCCGTCTAACTCTGGCTTTGCACGGATGCTGTGGTTGATGAACTCTGGGCCAGGGTTATACGCCATGAAACTGTGTATCTTAACACAAATCAAAGATAAAACTCATAAGATATAGATATATTTTTTCTACACTTTATGTTGGAAAAATGATTTATAGACAATTACACAGTGCATATATGTGACGAAAAATATGGTGAGGGACGGATCCATAAATTTTATGTAGCGGGAAAaacatatacatataaattcgtaataaaaaattaatatatactattaaaaGTGAGGACATTGTTTTACCAAATGTGATATAAGTGAAGACATTTTTTAACAAAGAACcataaaaaatcacatacttttacGACTCAAGTGAGTGCGtgcatttagcaatgtgggaaCACAAGTGaagacatttagcaatgtgaAGCATAAGTGAAAGCAATTTTTATCAAGTGAGTcataaaaaatcacatacttttactacttaattttttttgtaatgtATTTTTGCAAACTCAAgtgagggcaagtgccctcatAGTCCTCTACCTGGATCCGTCTCGGTGAGGAAggaatgcaagagaagaaagcacaaatatatataaaaaaaaattatgtcttGCGAGCTCTTGTGAGTAGTACCATCATTTTTGGTGAAATTGCAACTCATTTGACATTCATAAGAGTACTTTTCGAACAATACGCTTTGATTCTTTTTTGTTGGGGGAGATAGGAGAGCTCATTGGCCGAGGAgtaagacaccaagagatatcgatACCACATCTTAACTCAAAATCTTAaagcattaggtttatgggtcacatctcttataaggTCTTCTCTCCTCActcatacttaaccaatgtgagactccaactccgcacttgaattctcaacaatctctccctcaagtgcgagtcacctTCACATTATCATGACCCCCTCCACGGAAGTTTATCCACCCTTGCACTGTCGTTCGCCAACGGagcccgccgcctagccacaatGCTGGGAAGACTTTCGACGCAAGGAGCTGTTACCATGGTACCAGGAACCatctgctctgataccacttgttgggggagacaagAGAGTTCATGGGTTGAGGAGCAAGATACCAAGAGATATCAACGTCACATCTTaactcaaaaccttaaggcattagatTTATGaatcacatctcttataaagttttCTCTTCACTCAGCTCATAtctaaccaatgtgggactccaactccgcacttaaATTCTCAACAATATATCTCCCAAAAAGTATAATCATTGTAccaaaacaagaagaaaaaggcTCAAACACATATTTTCACACTCAAatgataaacaaaaatgaagcaTGTGTCTTACTAGTATAAAAATTTCAGATAATTCTTGAACCAAAGATCGATAAGATGCACAGTACTTTATCTTTTGGATCTCCATAATAATTGTTTGTCACGCAATACATAATGCTAAATACGCACGACGGCATTTTCACATTTATATGTACACGTACAAATATAAAAATGATCAATAATTTCTTGAGTCTTGAAATTAAACCACTCCTTTTTTATCTTTATTGTCACTCAATTTGGATTGTTGCTAAACTTTAGTTATCAAGAAAATGCTATACAATTTCTAtaccttttttttgaaagataccttatttatttaaactattaAAATATGGCATGTGCAATTAGAGAATAAATTAATAGCCGGCATTCTTACCGATCCACTAAAACTTGATACTACCATGTCTAGTAAAGGCtcgttgaaaaaaaaaatcatgtctaGTAAAGTGGAGGCAATCTTTTGTCACCAAAGCGCAATTTCTACCTTGTTAAGTCTAGTTAACTAAAGAAATAtgtaaacaaataaataaatgaagtcATGCTTTACTATGGTTTATCTATATCTTCATTTTATATTTGGGTTTAGCACCCTTGTGCTAActttaaatataattatttgacttataaaaaaaattatatcttcgTTTTGATCAACATTAGTAACATTTTCTTATACAAATTGTCTGCATgtatgtacttttttattttgaacaaaatatattagtATCAAGTTTCTTATAATTATTTCATCAAGAGTTCTAATCATATAATGAGATGTGGTCTTTCCTAAAGAATAAAGTtttattgcctataaaaaaaattaaggaataAAGTTTTAAAGAATatatatcatttatttttaagaattgattaatttattattcTATAATACTCCctcgttccaaaactattgtagttttaaccttttttctttgttccaaaaccattgttgttttacatatccaaagcattttatcatgttttcttccctttataccctttattaaataaatactccacaataatatcccatgATAATTACCACCAACTTTATTGAACCAATTTCTTAGTGTTCCACCGTCTATTAATTGAGCCATCACTTCTTATGTTTTCAAGGACCAGAAATATTGCGAAAACTGGATTTTTAGTTAagttttggaaaaaattaagaggaaaacACCACAAACAGGAAAACCAAGAGTTAACTTTAGCAACATAGCGGGAAAAACAAAAGCCGGAGTATTGTCAAATGAATATTGGAAAAACAATATGGTTTTTACGTTGAACCATTTAATGGAAAAACAAAAGCTGAAGTATGAAGAGTCACTGTTGTTTGTGATGGTGTATGGAACAAATGAATATGTTAAATGCTTTTGTTAAATGTGTTGAGTAATTAGAGGATGTTAATTGTGGAAAATTATGCAAGTATAAATGATGTACATAAAGATAAATAAGGGCATTTGGGTCAAAATATTTACCTAATGATGAGTTCTTAAACTGTGTGAAAAAATCAAAACTACAAtaattttggaacggagggagtaatagatAATATAGTGATGATCACTCTCGATCAACACGCTACTTTTAGTAGCGGTTTTTCACCATCAtaaaataagaattaaaaaataatttaacttTTCACTTGGTTGATAAAAATTCGTCACAAAAATAAGTGCCTAGAGCGGCAAATAGTGTTACCAAATATATTTTTCCTATTCTTAGATATATCAGCAAATTTTAACTTAAACATTTCaaaatctttcattttttttaatgaattggAGTTTTCTTATCCTAACACCATCTTTTCCATATCCACCAAAAATCCATTTGAAAATAATTCATCCCagtaaagaagaaaaataatacaTCGACTGATTGGCACTTTCATTTGCCTTATAACCACACAGATAgataacaatgaaaaaaaaaaaagagatgagTGATGTAATGACTAATTTAATGAGAAGAGATAAAGTGGAAAGagaaaataggtggaaatgataTAAAAATGAAGGAGTGAGTGTATTTGTATTAAAAGTGTTCATCGTACTTGTTACAATTTTGCCTTAATTACAactttagtccctgacgtttatcaaaatcatgattttagtttttcacctaatttaattataagAATAGTCTCTCACGTTTCCTCCCgtttgcaacgttagtcctttCGTCTAATTGTTAACGGAGAAGGCTTATGTGGCAACGTACATGCCTTTCATGTGACCAAGAAAAATGATTtaactgcacttttggtccctgactTATACACATTATGTAGTTTTGGTCCTCAAAGTTCAAAAATTGCattcaaatttatataaaaacaaaaaaaaaaccagaaaatGATAAGTATTCATAttcttcaaatttaattacatatttatTAAATCATAATCAggcataatattataaattttaattttaaataattaaaaataattatgtattgatttgtttatactttatagaataataaaaatatctTTAATTAATACATTCAACTTAATATAAAAGATATCGGAAAAACAACATGGAggattatatataaataatttcaatttaaattaaatatgataGAAAGAGAAACAATTGTGATTGTTATCAAAACATTACTGAATaagaatttaaataaatattttataaaatcataatcaggcatagtaaaataaatttaaatttgagtgaagtttttgaagaagatgaataattatcattttctatttttttttattaatttggatGCAATTTTTGAACTTTAAGGACCAAAGCTATACAATGTGTATAAGTAGGGGACCAAAAGTTCAGTTAAATCATTTTTCTTGGTCACATGAAAGGCATGTGGGTTGCCACATAAGCCATCTCTGTTAAAAATTGGACTGAAGGACTAACGTTGTAAACGGGAGGGAAAGTAAGGGATTAGTCTTATGGGGGCGTTTAACATGGACCAGTTTTTTCTGGTCCATGGTTGCACCATTCTTCTTTTGACCTGCTATTGCAGGTTTCccggttttaaaaaaataataaaaatacatatttattaattacaataattaatttgtgataagtttaattaagttaattaaaACTAAATTCCCTAGAATCTCTCCCCTctcctctctcctctctcctcttcatcttctacctcccAATTTCAGAAATCAAAACCTCTCATCCTCTCATCATCCACCCAACCACCACTGcccccaccgccaccacccattGGTTCGACCGTCACCTCCCAGATCTGAAACCCAACTCACCAAACACTGAAATCcgtttcctcttcctcctcctcttctgtAGATCATGGTTCTCGTTCAAAGCTTCaaagtttctgggtttttggtcGGGTTTCTGGGTTACAAGCTTCGAGCTCCCCCTCTCCAGTCACCATATGATAGGTTGAAGCTGTATCTATAACAACGGTTTGAGATCTGAAAAAAAATTCTTGGATTTTCTTCTCTGGTTTTCCTCTCAGTTATGGCAGATCTATTGTGAGAGGGAAGAAGGGGTTTGTGGGCTCAAGTTCTGGGTGGGGTTTGGCTTGGGTTGCGGTTGGGTTTCTGGGGAGGGGGGTGGGGTTGGGTTTTTTCCACCGCCACTATCTCACTCATCTTCTCCAAGCTTCCACTCAACCAGgtggttctgggttgtggtttgcTGGTGTGGGTTCGGTGGAGGGAGAGGTGCAGAGTGAGAAAGATGAGATGAAGATATGGAGGGAGAGGtctgcaacttcttcttcttcttttaggTCTGCAACTCCTTCTTTTGGGTTGTGAAATGGATTTCTAATAGTTTCGTTCCTATTTCTCTGATTCAGTTTTCTAATTTCATGAGGAGATGAGAAACTGGGGTCTGCAAAGAGTGTTGAAGAAAAACCCAAGCTTCTAACCACTGGGTGTTGAAAATCAGATTCAGAAACACCTATTTTTAAGCTCAGCTTGTGAATTGCTGGTGCCTGATGTATTTAGttagatttatttttgaaatgtaATATTTAGGAGTACTACCTAAAATTTGATGGAACAAAAATCTGGGTTATTGTTTAATGCCATTCGAGGTTGTTTTCTCCCAgtgtttaattataaatttgCTCCAGAAGTTGAGCAACCACTCGCAACTCCATGATGCCAATGGATTCCAGTGCAAATTATATAAGCAATTGTAATTGATAAGAaacggtggaggaggaggagaaaattTCGAACATCTTGGATCTGGacttggaagaagaagaaatggatTTAGAGAGATAATTAgattataattaataaatatcacAAATTGTTGTAATTAGTGTTAC from Lotus japonicus ecotype B-129 chromosome 2, LjGifu_v1.2 includes:
- the LOC130738520 gene encoding uncharacterized oxidoreductase At4g09670-like, which gives rise to MADETAVRFGILGCANISIKLSKAIETAPNATLRAIGSRSLEKGTTFAAEHGLPEEVRIYGSYEAVVEDDEVDAVYVPLPTGLHVAWAVRAAERGKHVLLEKPVAMNVAELDRILEACEAHGVQFMDGTMWVHHPRTAKMKEALSDAQRFGQLKLIHSFMAYNPGPEFINHSIRAKPELDGLGALGDVGWYSIRAILWAVDYELPKSVLAFPGTAFNENGVIISCGSSLHWEDGRSATFHCSFLTYLAFEVTILGSKGSLHLQDLTLPFEENFGCGTFSEASEVDYGKIEPGRWCPKANEHVVETEFTQEVLMVKEFADLVRKIKRGEMKPEKAWPVESRKTQVVLDAVKESIERGYQPVQIGS